TGTAAAAAAACGGTCGGATTAATTTTCCTTTTAAGTGCGTTAGTGCCTTTGAATTTTTTTCGGGTCCAGAACTTCACCGCGGTCAGACCCAGCGGGAGCCCTGATGTCGTCACTGCCAGGCTCGAATGCATCAGGATCCCACAATTGACACCTGCATCATTCCCCGTCTTGATTAGGTGTGATTGCCTGCAAATCCTACTGCATCAGGGTTATCCCGGTGGTAGCCAAATGTTGTGGTGTCCTGAAGCAGTAGAATCTTCTCACCTTGCAGCGCATATATCCTTTGACTGGTAGCCTCGGAATGTCCCTGCAGCAGGTGCTGCTCATCAATCCTGTCACTGGAAAGGAACCGGTAAGCGGCTTTTGTTGCTGCATTATCCTGGCAGGCAAAAGGGAGGCTGTTGCCCATCCCCCGCCAGAGTTTTTGCATGAGACTTTTAAAACGACTGGCACGGCGGCGATCGCTAAAGACAGAAGAATTAATTTCCTCATCGAGCCATGAAAGCGAAGTCTGTTCCTGATTAATCATTCAACCATCCCTGAAAGTAATTTAGCTGATTATCATAATGATTACCTTAATATAATTGTGGGTAGTTGCAAGTCTCGCTGGACGCTTACAATTAACCCAATTCGCTTGATACATCAGATTGATTCCCTCCCTGAAAACAGTGCCGGTCTAAACGGAAGTCTCCTGTCTTACAACCAGCAGAAACACGGTGCATAGGGCCAATCCATGGTATAAGCAGTCAGTCTGAAAAAAAGTCTTGACCCTGTAGCCACTTCATGGTTTTTGATATGAAATGGATTCGTACTTAGTGCAGCGGTAAACAAATACCTCATTATTTTCTGCCATTTTCCCTTCGTGTTACCGCGTATATTGATATCAGGCAAGCTAAAGGAATTACCTGAATGAGAATAGTTACACTCGTAATATCTGCTGTAGCTTTGATGCCGGGAGTTACAGTCCCTAATGCGATAGCCGGTTTTATTGAAGACAGTAAGGCCAATCTCACACTCCGCAATTTCTATATTAATACAGATAATCGCAGTGGGGACGGGTTCAGTAAACAGGAAGAATGGGGACAGGGGTTCATCCTCAATTACGATTCAGGTTATACTGAAGGGCCAGTGGGATTCGGACTGAGCACTCTGGGGCTACTGGGCATCAGACTTGACGGAGGAGGTAAAGCAGGCTCACCGGCGTCAGGTCGGCAACCCGGTACAGTATTTCCGCTAGACAATGATGGCAGAGCGGTTCATCAGTTCGGTAGCCTGGGGGTTACCGGCAGGGCAAAAATATCTGAT
This Klebsiella sp. RHBSTW-00484 DNA region includes the following protein-coding sequences:
- a CDS encoding IS4/Tn5 family transposase DNA-binding protein, yielding MINQEQTSLSWLDEEINSSVFSDRRRASRFKSLMQKLWRGMGNSLPFACQDNAATKAAYRFLSSDRIDEQHLLQGHSEATSQRIYALQGEKILLLQDTTTFGYHRDNPDAVGFAGNHT